One segment of Prionailurus bengalensis isolate Pbe53 chromosome X, Fcat_Pben_1.1_paternal_pri, whole genome shotgun sequence DNA contains the following:
- the LOC122477199 gene encoding properdin — MPARAQAPRLLPLLPLPLLLALLPATGSDPVLCFTQYEEATGKCMGLLGGGVSVNDCCLNPAYAFQKPGSKLCQACRPPRWSPWSAWGPCSVTCTKGSQLRHRRCIGWDGQCSEKVEPGTLEWELQACEDHPCCPEMGGWSNWGPWTACSVTCSKGTRTRQRTCDHPTPKCGGHCPGKPQESEPCDTQKVCPIHGAWAAWGPWGPCSGSCHGGPSKPVEIRSRTCSAPKPSKEPPGNPCPGPDSEQHTCSGLPPCPVAGGWGPWSPISPCPVTCGLGQILERRTCDHPKPQHGGPFCAGDDVRTLICNTAEPCPVNGEWGPWGQWSPCSRRNIKTISCEAIPGQQTRSRSCKGRKFDGQRCIGEQQDIRHCYNIQRCPWKGSWSEWSSWGLCMPPCKPNPVQTRQRLCTAPLPKFPPTITVVEGQGEKNVTFWGKPSTLCEMLQGQKAVVEEKRPCLHVPECIDPEDEKL; from the exons ATGCCCGCCCGAGCACAGGCCCCTCGGTTGCTACCActgctgccgctgccgctgctgctcGCCCTGCTGCCAGCCACAG GCTCAGACCCTGTATTGTGCTTCACCCAGTATGAGGAAGCCACAGGCAAGTGCATGGGCCTCCTGGGGGGAGGTGTCAGTGTGAATGATTGCTGCCTCAACCCTGCCTACGCCTTCCAGAAGCCTGGCAGCAAGCTGTGCCAAGCATGCAG GCCTCCACGTTGGTCGCCGTGGTCTGCGTGGGGCCCCTGCTCGGTGACCTGCACTAAGGGATCCCAGTTACGGCACCGGCGCTGCATAGGCTGGGATGGGCAGTGCTCTGAGAAGGTCGAGCCTGGGACCCTCGAGTGGGAGCTGCAGGCCTGTGAGGACCACCCGTGCTGTCCTG AGATGGGTGGCTGGTCCAACTGGGGTCCCTGGACGGCTTGCTCTGTCACCTGTTCCAAAGGGACCCGGACCCGTCAGCGAACATGTGATCACCCCACCCCCAAGTGTGGGGGCCACTGCCCAGGAAAGCCACAGGAGTCAGAACCCTGCGACACCCAGAAGGTCTGCCCCA TACACGGGGCCTGGGCTGCCTGGGGTCCCTGGGGCCCCTGCTCGGGTTCCTGCCACGGTGGACCCAGCAAACCTGTGGAGATACGAAGCCGCACGTGTTCTGCACCTAAGCCGTCCAAGGAGCCTCCTGGAAATCCCTGCCCGGGGCCAGACAGTGAACAGCACACCTGCTCCGGCCTGCCACCCTGCCCAG TGGCTGGTGGCTGGGGACCATGGAGCCCTATAAGCCCCTGCCCTGTGACCTGTGGCCTGGGCCAGATCTTGGAACGACGGACATGTGATCACCCTAAGCCCCAGCATGGGGGCCCCTTCTGTGCTGGTGATGACGTCCGGACCTTAATCTGCAACACGGCCGAGCCCTGCCCAG TGAACGGAGAGTGGGGGCCCTGGGGGCAGTGGAGCCCCTGCTCCCGTCGGAACATAAAAACTATCAGCTGTGAGGCGATCCCTGGCCAGCAGACACGCTCTCGGAGCTGCAAGGGCCGCAAGTTTGACGGGCAGCGGTGCATCGGGGAACAACAAGACATCCGTCACTGCTATAACATCCAGCGCTGCCCCT GGAAAGGCTCATGGTCGGAGTGGAGTAGCTGGGGGCTGTGCATGCCCCCGTGTAAACCCAACCCTGTACAAACCCGCCAGCGCCTCTGCACGGCCCCGCTCCCCAAGTTCCC GCCCACCATTACCGTGGTCGAAGGTCAGGGTGAGAAGAACGTGACCTTCTGGGGGAAGCCATCAACACTGTGCGAGATGCTGCAGGGGCAGAAGGCGGTGGTGGAGGAGAAACGGCCCTGTCTACACGTGCCTGAATGCATAGACCCTGAGGATGAGAAGCTCTAa